The sequence below is a genomic window from Gossypium hirsutum isolate 1008001.06 chromosome A11, Gossypium_hirsutum_v2.1, whole genome shotgun sequence.
GTTCGGCAAGAACAAGCAGAGAAGGAGGAgtagagcaaactagtcaagctaaTGAGAAAataccagatttgattcttgttccctgtccttttaatttttttgttgttatgataaacatgtctatgaatatttgtcaTGTTGAAtagtttatttatttgatatggcttgaatttaatttgtgttaggttgattgcatttcatctacttgagttattaaaattgtgtttgtgtggTTATGGGccttggtaagatgtttgattaagtaaaaccatgaccaAGTTATTCTttcattacaattgtaaggtaaccaatgaattagttatttaaactgattgaaattgtaattaattgacgcaatacttaattagtgcatgaTTAATCATCTAAGGTAACTAACGACGatgaaaacaaatttttaatagataatttttttattaatatagacATAAATCTAATgatttttaaatcatttgattttataattagacaattatttttttgaaaatgtgttgtaaattttatttaaaatattgtgaagtaattttttaaaaaaattataaacctaATATAATATTATCTAAAAATTACGTATATGAAATATTAAGTGAAAAATGTATTTCAATAAgtgaaaaacattttaaatttttttttcacacgTTTATAGCACcatatgttttgaaatgtttatatAAACAATCAAATAGGTTTATCACACAAGTAtgcaaattaatatattatataaaaaagtataactataatttaataaattcattatattttactcatgtatttaaaaattaattaaaagtaagcTTAACATttacttgtttttaaaaaattatttaccttTATCTCTCagttaaatttatatgaaaatgtaataaaactttaatttcaaatatgaaataatttttgtcaattttttatatatgaCTATTGAACTCCTAGATTGCTTTTATGAAAAAGATATTTATTTTTCGATTTCTTTAAATCtataatttacttattaattttatattttaacatatatgtataagtttaatatttattaattttaatactattttaaaaatattttaataacatatgcgattttaatatattatttgtcaATTACTTATAAAGGTTTAACTTATATtatttgtaaattcattatatttaaaaagtattaatttaaattaatttaaaaaatttaaattataaaatacaatAATGGTATAAAAAgtttaatgtatatttttttattttacaagttATCAAAAAAATCGTCATGtgtcttttttttaaatgtttattttttaaaatattttaatatatcttataatataattgtgAACTTACATAATCTAAAAACTTCAccttaaatgtatgaaattacaAAAAGGGTTTATATTTGGTTGGTTGAAAGCAAACGGATTAATGTCTGCTACTCACTGGATTATCATCTCATATGTAGTCTAAATCCTGATCCACCGAATCCCTCCTCTCCTTCCTAATGAACAAATTGTCTTTCTCATCAATTATTTAGATTTTAGACTTTCACTTTGCCTTTCACAAGACAATAATCTAAAACTCAACGTTACCAACTGTGTCCTTCGGCTCTTAGCTATATTTCAGGccgaaacaaaacaaaacaaaaccaaatcaAGTGAAATAAACAAGACTTAGAAGTAGAATTAGAAGGGAAAATGGCTAGTGGAGGAGGGTATGGGGACCCAAGCCAGAAGATTGACTACGTTTTCAAAGTAGTCTTGATTGGTGACTCTGCCGTCGGTAAGTCTCAGATTCTTGCTCGGTTTTCCAGAAATGAGTTTAGTTTAGATTCCAAGGCCACCATTGGAGTTGAGTTTCAGACTAGAACTCTTGTTATTGAACACAAGAGTGTCAAGGCTCAGATCTGGGACACTGCTGGTCAAGAACGGTACTTTTTTTcttactactactactactactactactaagCTTTTTAGCTTTTCATGAAGATTTGTTTATTTCTCCTTTTTGCTGAAAGCTTTTtgggtttttcttcttttctcttggTTCTTTCATAGATCTGTAGTTTGTGGACAGAATTATAAGCTTTCAAAGAAAAGCTGTTTGAAAATGTAAAAGGATTTCAGAATCCTGGTACTGAGCGCTTGTTTGCTAGATTTACTGTTCACTGACAAGACATGGTTTAGTTAGTTACCATGATTGTGTTAGTTCGGAGGTGAAAATGTTTTCAATTTCGATCAGGATTGGATTGGATGTTTGATAGATAAATGATATAGTTACtgttgatatttatttttaacttatgATGATGATCtggataaaaaaatttacatggtGCTTAGTTGGATCTTAGTGCTCGATTTGATTGTGTCACTTGGAACAGTTTGGTAAAAAGCATCATAGTCTAGTAGATCCTCGATCTCATCGCATTTCTTACAAATCTTGGCGTAGAAGTTCAAATTTTAGCAATGGATAATGCAGATTTGGATATTTGCAGTTATCCAACTTTCTTTTTTGCTGTAAGTTTGAGTAATATTCAGATTCATACATTCTAATTAATATTCAGATATTAATTTTTGATATCCATAGTTTGAGTCGGCTTCATTTTTGCGGATAATATCCAAATCCATTATCCATttctttgaaaaatatttttatacttactAAATGCAGATATTTAGTGGATTCAGAAATATGAtggataatttaattaattgggATTAAGATTTGGAAACTAATACTTGGATTTAATGCGTATAATAAACAGATTAGGATTCAAATTTTACAGAAACTGTAGATATCTAATGTTCCATGTTAAGCATGCTATTTTGGTAAGCAGGGCAATGATTTCATCATTCAACTTTAATTTGAGCCATTTTGGTTGCAATCCCTTCGTGTTAAATAAGTGGTCAATCAACTGCCTGGATTTGTTTAGCTTTTAATCATTCAACCGGTAGGTATTGAATCAAGACTTTTGAGACGTAATGTTTAATAAGTTATATCTGGTTTTGGTACAGGTTACCCCATTGGTTCATCTAGGGCACTTATTATTTGGTTATGGGGATTCTTTTTCGTTATAATGGTCCAGCCTGCATATAAGAATCTAGCCATCAACTAATACTTTTTACCTAATTCTCTTGCTTCTCTTATGTTGAACAGATACAGAGCTGTTACGAGTGCATACTATAGGGGTGCTGTCGGAGCAATGCTGGTGTATGACATAACAAAACGTCAGACCTTTGATCACATTCCACGTTGGCTGGAAGAGTTGCGTGGCCATGCCGACAAGAACATTGTTATTATCCTGCT
It includes:
- the LOC121209955 gene encoding ras-related protein Rab11A, translating into MASGGGYGDPSQKIDYVFKVVLIGDSAVGKSQILARFSRNEFSLDSKATIGVEFQTRTLVIEHKSVKAQIWDTAGQERYRAVTSAYYRGAVGAMLVYDITKRQTFDHIPRWLEELRGHADKNIVIILLGNKSDLENQREVPTEDAKEFAQKEGLFFLETSALEATNVETAFMTVLTEIFNIVNKKNLVADENQGNGNPTSLAGKKIVIPGPAQEIPAKSNMCCRS